In the genome of Methanosarcinales archaeon, the window TTTTAGTTTTGTACCTCTGGAATTTGATGTACCTATGAGCATGGAAGAGATACTAAAAGGACATCCAAAGGGCACCAAATACGCTCACCTTATGGATGGATTCGATAAATACCCCCTGATCCTTGATGCAAACAACCAGGTCCTCTCATTCCCACCGATAATAAATGGAGAACTTACAAAGGTCAACCATGACACAAGGGATCTTTTTATTGATGTGACCGGCCTGAACAAGAGTGTCTATTCTGCACTCAATATTGTAGTGACATCACTGGCAGAACGGGGCGGTTCTATCGAGCAGGTAACAATTAATAACAGTATCGAAGGTACACAGGTAACACCTGATCTGACACCTGATACGTGGCAGCTGGATGTGGAAGATGTGGAATCCCTCATAGGTATTAAATTATCACCCCAACAGATCGTACAACAGCTCGAACGAATGAGATTTGGGGCTTCGATAGAACAAAATCACATCAAAGTCCAATCTCCTGCATACAGGGCAGACATCCTTCATACCTGGGACTTGCTGGAAGATATTGCTATTGGATATGGATATGATAATATTACTCCAAAAATCCCAAAAACCGTTACTGTAGGGCAGCAGCACCCAATTTCAACAAAAAACAGTGAGATCATCCAGATAATGATAGGGCTTGGGTTTTACCAGGTCATGCCTTTCACTTTAGTGAGTGAAAAGCTGCATTATGAAAATATGCTTCGAATCCCTGATCTAAAAGCAACTCCGATCAAACACCCAATAACCAAAGACCAGACAATGGTAAGAACCACCATCCTTCCTAACCTGATGGAAATTCTTTCCTTAAACCAGCACCGCGAACTTCCTCAGCGTATTTTTGAAGTGGGAGATGTGGTAGTTGAAGGCTCTACTTTGCAGCATTTAGCAGGAGTTAGCATCCATCCGACCGTCAATTACACAGAGATACGGGCAACTGTTGATGCAGTGATGCGTGAGCGTGGGATGGAATATTCAATTGAAAGGACAAATGACCCTGCATTTTTAGAAGGCAGGCGAGCAGCTATACTTTCTGAGGGTAAGGAGCTCGGTGTACTGGGTGAAATGCATCCTGATGTCATTTCCAATTTTGGACTTCAGCAGCCTGCTGTAGGATTTGAGATGGTGGTATGAAAGTCATTGATATTTCAATGACAATCCATCCTGAAATGAAGATTTATAATGGAGATGTTGCCCCCAAAATAACAAGACTCTCTAAGATCGAAGATGGGGATTCCTACAATGTTTCTAAAATTACACTGGGAAGTCATACAGGCACACATGTGGATTCGCCACTGCATTTTTTCTTAAATAAAACTGGAATAGATGAATTACCTTTACAGGGACTGGTAGGTCCGGCTAGAGTAATAGATATTTCCGGGCTTAAAAGACCAATCGAAGCCCATGAACTTGGAAGTCTGGAAAATGTGAAGATCATATTATTAAAAGGGAGTAAGGCACATCTTACCATTGAAGGGGCCCAAGTTCTTATAGAAAATAATGTCAGGACCATTGGCACAGAAGCATTATCAATAGCTGTGAACGAAGTGGAAAACGAAGTTCACCGAATACTATTAGGAGCAGAAATAATTATTATTGAAGGACTTGACCTGACAAATGTAAATGAAGGAGATTATTTCCTTGTATGCCTTCCTCTTAAGATAGCAGGCTGTGATGGAGCACCAGCCAGAGCTGTATTGATCTCAGATAAATAAAATAAGAAGTATCCGGTGTTTAGCCGAATACTAATACTGATCTTGTTGTTCCCAGTACCAATTTGCTGGCATCCGGGATCATATCAAGGGAGACGAAGAACAATCCATATGCACTGTCAAGATGATATTTCGCTAATTCATTACCATCAAGGTCATACATTCTTAAGTCCCGATCCTCACTGATCACAATATACCTGGAATCTTCAGATATACCCAAGACCCCAACATCGGTCAATGATTTCTGCCATTTTACGTTACCATTTTTGTCAAATAATTGGACCATATACACGAACGAGGGGATATTAGCCCTATTAACTGGTTTAGTGAGGATATAATCTCCACTTTCCGGGATCTCAATTTCGATAGTATCTACAGTTAGTTCCTTCACCCAGTTACTGTTGCCATATTGGTCATAAGAATGGAGCTTATTGTCTTCAGTAAGTGCATACATCTTTTCACCGTTCTCAGACATTTTAATATCGATAACACTTGACCCCAGGTCCTTTGAATAAAGGTTTCTCAGATCATTACTTACATAATGTATCTTTCCTTCATAGGTCCCGATAAATAGATTTTTTCCATTGGCAGTATAATCAAATATCAAATTTTTTGCAGTTGATATTCCCAGATCCCAGTCCCACAATTCAGAACCTTTCTTATCAATTATTGATACATGTGGTTTTTTCTCGCTCGACTGGATTACATTACCATTTTCCAGTATAGCTATCTGGTGGACTATTCCGGTTGCATCATATGATACAAGGCTATCTCCATTGGTATCATATAACCTGACAAAATTCTCATCAGCCACAGCTATGTATTCGCCTGAACTTGATAGTGAAATTAATTTTCCGTTTTTCCAATATAGATTAGTTAATATGTTCTTTGTGGGTGTTTTTATTATAGCTTTATGAAGAGAAATTCCTCCATAATAATCTCCATTATCTGAAATAGTCACATCAAACGCTTTAAATCCAAGTTTATTTGTCCAGGATGGAGCATTTAGCATTTGGACTGGGTCAATTGTGGCTGAAACTGTAGGAGTTTCAGTCGGTTTTGGAGGGGAAGTCCCTGAAGGAGGGGGAGTTGATACTTCATACTGCTCTGCACATCCAGAAAAGCCAATGACTAAAATCGTTAGAATTATACCATAAATAAATAATTTTTTCATGACTGCCACCTTATCAAAATACAAGAATATGTACCTCGGTAATATTATTGAACTCTTTAGTTATTATAGTTTACATAACATATAATTTATGTGTATCAATTACCAAATATTTTCAAAAAGCTTTACCGTAACCAATATATAGAACCACAAACATGTGGAAAAACCCATAAATTATGATTTATTACTGTAAAGTTTAATTACATGGTTTCAATTGAGACCGGCGGAGGAAGCGTTAGATGTTGAAAGTTAAGAACCTGGTAAAGGACTATGATGTAGATGATGCTAAGGTTAGAGTACTAAATGGTGTCAGTTTTGAGGTTAATGATGGTGATATATTAGGGATCATGGGACGAAGTGGTGGCGGAAAGACCACACTAATGAAGGTGTTAAGAGGCGTTGAGAATTTTGTTGAAGGTGAGATCGAAATTGATGGACTTACCATTACCCCGGATTCTTCATTCCAGGATATTAGAGCACTAAAAGATATAACTGCTATACATCTTCAAAGAAATTTTGGTCTCTGGACTGGTTCTGCAATTGAAAACATTATAAGACGTATATATTCTCTTAAAGTAGGGCAAGAAGCCCTTCCTCATAGGGATCACCCGGATTTTGATGTACTGTATGCCGAGAGTATGGAATATCTCAAACTAGTGGGCCTTGATCATAAGGCCGAACATTTCTCATCTGTGCTCAGTGGTGGTGAAAAACAGAGATTATTGATAGCCCGGCAGATTGCTGCCAAACCCAAGCTTTTATTACTGGACGAACCCGCAACCATGACCTGTCCCGCAACCAAACAGGAAGTGCTGGACACAATAAAAAAGGTTCATCAGGAAACCGGGATCATGACCATAGTTGTCTCACATCTCCCTGAGATACATGGTTATCTTGCAGACAAACTAATATTGCTCGAAGACGGTAAGATCGTGGCCCAGGGTGAACCAAAAACCATAATTAAAGAATTCCTTAAGGACATTCGACCCATAGTACCACTTCCTGACATAAAAGAAAAAATTCCTGTTATTAAGGTTGAAAATGTGAGTCAACGGTATTATTTGATACGCCAGGGAGAGGTACTGGATATTGAAGATATGAGCATTGAATTCAATAAAGGCGAGATCACTGCAATCATAGGACCCAGCGGCGGAGGTAAGACCACATTGCTTCATGCCATGGACGGGCTCATTTATCCTGATGAAGGTGAGATAAGCTACCTGGTTGACAATGATTGGGTAGATATCACCATCTATAATCCCAGTCGAATGGAACTTCGCAGAAGGACCAGTATCATGTACCAGGAATTTGCGCTGTACCCTAATTCACCCATCAAGCATCAACTGGCATATAAACTGGGAGTTAAGGGTATGCACGTTATAGAGAATGCCCGTAAAAAGGCAAAGGAATTGAGCATTCCTGATGAAGATCTTGATATTATTTACCGGTTGACAGATATTGGCGGAGAAAAAGCCCAGGAGCAACTGGAAGAGATGGGATATCAATTGGATATTATCAGCATCCTCTTCCCAAGTAGTACTATGGATGAGGTCAAGAAATATGCAGAACCGATCTTTGAAGCTATGTGGCTGCCCATATCTGCACTTAACGCAAAACCATACCAGTTAAGTGGTGGAGAAAATGTAAGGGCTGCACTGGCCCTGGCGACTATCACACAACCTGAATATCTATTATTGGATGAACCATTCGGAGATCTGGACCCACGTACTTTGCGAGAGGTGGCCAATTCCCTTAAAAGGTTCAATGCACAGTTCAATACTACCATTGTTTTCATTAGCCATCACATGGATTTTGTGAATGAACTGGCACATAGAGCTATCATGATCGAAAACGGTAAGATCACTATGGATGATGAACCCATGGCCGTCACTAAAAAGCTGATAGAAGTGGGTCATGCCACGTATATGAAGCATGCATTGAAGGATTATTCAATAGTAACAAACTAAATTGTGGAAAATTCAATTCTGGAAATATATTCTTGGGTCATTCTGACCCACTATTTTTTAATATCTAAATATACATTTAAGAGATAATATGGATTATCAGGATATTAATCAAACAGAATTGAATGAAAAACCCGAATATTTTCCCCCCGATAAGCCAGTTCCGAAAAATTCCCATCGGAAGGAATCGTCTGTAACACGCGGTTTCGTCTATTTATTAGCAGTCCTGGTGTTAATGATAATAATAGCAGGAAGTTTGTTAGCTATTTTTGGGGATTCAGGGGGCCTTCCCATGGATTCCAATAAGGTTTCGGTGATCTATGTCCAGGGGACGATGATCACGGGAAATATTCCTGGTGATTTAGGATATGCCTCATCCGAAGATATCAGTAAAAGCATTCAGGATGCAGCAGATAATAAGAACGTAAAGGCTATTGTCCTCAGGGTCAATAGTCCCGGCGGCTCTCCGGCAGCGGCGCAGGAGATAGTGACCGAAATAAAAAAAGCCAAAGAAAAAAAGCCTGTTGTAGTTTCCATGGGAGATGTAGCTGCCAGTGCGGCATACTATATCTCAGCTCCAACAGATCGTATTATTGCTAATCCTGATACTATGACCGGCAGCATTGGTGTTATCTGGTTATTTGAGAACCGTTCTGCTTTCTACGAGGAGGAGGGGATTGAATTCTATGTTGCCAAAAGCGGCGAATTCAAAGATATGGGTGGTGACTGGAGAGGGTTGACAGATGCAGAAAAGAATTATTCTGATCAAGTTATCCAGGAAGTATTCCAGAGATTTGTTAATGAAGTCGCACAGAGCAGGAACATGAGCCAGGAAGATGTGAAAGCACTGGCTGATGGTAGGGTATATACAGGCAGCAGAGCTGTTGAACTGGGCCTGGTGGATGAGACTGGAAACTTTTATGATGCTATTAACATTGCCGCAGAATTGGGAAATATTGAAGGTAAACCTACAGTGGTTTATGAAAATAAACCCACACTTTCAAGGCTGTTGTTTGGTAGTGAAGAAGGAATGGGTGATCAATCAAAGATGTTCTTACGTTATTTATTCGAAAGTCCTTTCGGGAAAATTATGGCTTAATCTACCATTTTTCCATTTTTTTATTTTACCGAATATGTGATCATCTTTCTATCAGGTTTCATATCGGCAGGATCATCCTCAACATCGAAATGTGGTATTCCATATTCATTGTTCATTTCTGCTACAATAGTCTCAAAATTCGATCCTGCAATTAGTTCTTTCAATAGAATGACCACTGGTCCGATTATTCTATAATTGCAGAACCATTTATGCAGAATGAGGTCTACACTTCCAACATAGTCCCGAAATACATCCCTATAATACATTTCGCTCTTGCAGCAGTCCAGATAGTACAATTGATATTGTTTTTTATTTGGATGATGAAATCCTTCCCTCATAGCATCAGTAAAGAAACTCACATCATTACTAAGACTAAGATGTTTGCCGTATCCAGCATGGGATTTGAGGTATATCAGATCTTCTTGTACCAATGCTTTATTCCAGAGCTCGATCAGGTCTTCCTGATAAATCCGGCCGTGTACTAATCGAATACGTGCTCTGATATTATTGTGCTTATAAGTAAACCCTGTTTCGAACTCTTCTAACCCGATAATATGTTTTGTCAAATCAAAACCAATATTTTTTAATTTGAGCCTGGCCTCCCGAAAGACGCTAAAGTCAAAACGTGCATCCCATGGGTCAGGGCCTATTAAAAAAGTGGCATTGAATGTGCTTTCATTGAACAACATATCATATTTGGGCTCTTTTCGGGTCATATATAAAAATATTCTTTATTTTTGATAAACATAACGTTAATGGAGTTTCAAGTATAACATTTTTTATACAAACACCCTGATTCTAATAATAAAGGGGACTGATTATGATATGGTATTTTGATGAACGACTGATCACGCTGTCTGATGTGTCATTCACGGTTCAGGTTTTAGTCTTTGTACTGCTCATCTATTCCATAACCAGGGTGAAAACAGATCTCCCAAAACACGGAAAAATAGCCACGTTTTCCTATATGGGAGCCATTATTTCGATCTCATATATGGTTTATTCGTCAATACATGGTTATATCCCCTTATATCTTCAATCCATAATGCTTGTCCATAAAATCCTGGGATCTGTCGCTGTAATTCTTGGAATATTATTTGTTTCCAACCAATGGAAATGGAAAGTAAAAAAATATATGAAGGCTGCTTTTTTAGTCTGGGTCGGGGCATTGGTTTTGGGGATGTTTGTATATGTGAAATTATATATCTGGATATAGTTCCATTACTGTTTACCTGAAAAGAATTCAACAAACCTTATACACACCAAATCCCATATACATCCATCCAACAAGGAGGGTAGAAAATAAAGGAAGAGATCTGGATCGAAAAATACCGCCCCACCACGTTAAAAGATGTTGTCGGGCAGGTTGAAGTTATCAAACGTCTTCAATCATATGTGGAATCAGGTAACCTGCCCCATCTGCTGTTCTCTGGCCCACCGGGTGTGGGAAAAACAGCTTCAGCTATTGCAGTTGCTAAGGACCTGTTCGGCGAGACCTGGACAAATAATTTCACTGAACTAAATGCCAGTGATGAAAGGGGCATTGACGTGGTACGCAACAAGATCAAAAATTTTGCCAGGACAGCTCCCCTGGGAGATGCTGATTTCAAGATCATTTTCCTTGATGAGGCTGATGCTCTGACCTCGGATGCCCAGAGCGCGCTGCGCCGTACCATGGAGAAATATACCAGTAACTGCCGTTTTATCCTGTCGTGCAATTATTCTTCAAAGATCATTGATCCTATCCAGTCCAGATGTGCAGTATACCGCTTCAGTCCCATATCCCACGAAGCTTTAAAGCAGCGCATTGCCTATATTGCACAAAACGAAGGCCTGGAGGTCACTGATGAGGGGATGGATGCAGCGATCTATGTATCCCAGGGTGATATGAGAAAGGCAATTAATGCTTTGCAGGCTGCAGGACTGCTGGAAAAGAAGATCGGTATGGAATCCATCTATCAGATAACTGCCACTGCAAGACCGGAAGAGATCGGTGAACTCATAGACCTGGCCCTGATGGGCGATTTCATAGGTGCCAGGACTAAGCTGGATAATTTGCTGATCAACCAGGGTCTCTCTGGTGAGGATGTAATTGTCCAGATACACAGGACCATGTTCGACAGGTCCATTCCTGACCTACTTAAAGTGAAATTGATGGACAGGATTGGAGAGATAGATTTCAGGCTGACCGAAGGAGCCAACGAAAGAATTCAATTAGAAGCGCTGCTAGCTTATTTTGTACTTGCCGGAAAAGGAGATGTCAGTTAGCGCTGAAATTGCTGCCCTGATCTCATGGATACCTGATTGGGCAGCCACTATTATAATTGCCATGATGCCTGTAGCAGAGCTCAGAGGTGCCATACCACTGGCCCTGGCCCCTGTTGAATTGGGGGGATACCAAATGTCAGTTCCTGAAGCATATATTCTGGCAGTGGTGGGCAATATGATACCAGTCATCCCCTTACTGTTGTTCCTTGAACCGGTGTCCAGCTTCCTGCGAAGGTGGAAGGTTGGGGATATATTTTTTACCTGGCTGTTTACAAGGACACACCGGAATCATACCGAAAGATTTGAAAAATACGGTACTCTGGCACTTACAATTTTTGTGGCAATCCCTCTTCCTGTAACCGGAGCATGGACTGGATGTGCCGCTGCATTTGTGGTCGGAATTAAGTTCAAGCATGCCCTATTAGCCATTTTCCTTGGAGTGCTGATAGCAGGCGTTATTGTAACAACTTTATCTTTGACCGGGATAGGTATTTTTAACCGGATCTAAAGGTAACAATGATAAACTCCTCATAAAACTTAATAAACCTTAATGACAAACCTGATTATTAATGGAAGCACCCTTCATCCCCGATGACCTTCAACCCATCATCGATTTCCACGGACACCTCTGCCCCGGCCTTGTGATCGGCTACAGGGCAGCAAAAGCTGGTATGAAACAGATACATGCCATGCGTTCAGAGGATGAGGAACTTGTTACGATCGTTGAGAATAATTCCTGTGCAGTAGATGCCATACAAGTTATGACTGGCTGTACCTTTGGAAAAGGTAACTTCTTTTTCAAAGATTATGGGAAGCATGTTTATACACTAGCAATACGGCCTGACGGTCGTGGGGTGCGGATTAGCTTAAAAAATGATGCTTTTCGGGAAGAAGACAGGGAGGAGAGGATAAAACATTTATTGGATCTGGATGAGCAGCAATTATTTGATATTGAGGATGTTACCATTGAATTACCTCAACAGGCTCAGATCCATAACTCAGTAGCCTGTCATAATTGTGGGGAGCCTGTGATGGAGACAAGGATCAAAGAAAAGAATAAAGAGGTCTACTGCATTCCTTGCTTCAATCAAAAGTTCCAATAGCTGCAAAAATATAAAGTGGGGAGAGGATATATAGCGGAGCTATCAAGCTACAGATCAATATTGTCGGATGAAATATTATGGTATATGACGTAATTATTATTGGAGGCGGTCCTGCAGGACTGGCGGCAGGCATATATGCAAAACGTGCATTGATGAATTCTCTTCTTATCGAGAAAGTGGGCATAGGCGGTCAGATCATAAAAACCCACATGCTTGAGAACTATCCCGGTTTTCCTGAGATCAGTGGTATGGAACTGATGCAGAAGATGGAAGAACATGTTAATAAATTCGAACTTGAGATCAAATTCACAGAGGTCCTGCAGATCAAAGACGGCGGTTCTGTTAAGACAGTGGTCACCTCAGACGGGGAGATAAAAACAAAAACAGTAATTATCGCCACAGGTACCCACCCAAAGAGTCTGGGTATCCCGGGTGAGCAGGAATTTATGGGCAAAGGCGTCTCTACTTGTGCGACATGTGACGGTTTCTTCTTTACTGGTAAGGATGTGGCACTTGTGGGTGGAGGTGACAGCGCCATTGTGGAAGCATTGTTTTTGACAAAAATGGTGAACAAGGTATATGTGTTACATCGCAGGGAGGAACTGAGGGCAGAGAAAATAAACCAGGAGAAGGCCTTTAAAAACCCGAAGATTGAATTTATCTGGAATTCCAATTTGATCGCTATTAAGGGTAATGACACTGTTGAGAAAGCTGTGGTCAAGAACAAACTTACTGAAGAGATCACAGAGCTATCAGTGGGCGGGGTGTTCATGTATGTGGGTATTATTCCAAATACTGATTTTGTGGATGCTGACAAAGATGAAACTGGTTTTATCATCACAAAACCTGATCTTTCCACTTCTCTCCCGGGCGTGTTTTGTGCAGGTGATTGCCGCACTACACTGATTCGCCAGGTAGCTACTGCAGTAGGGGACGGGGCACTGGCTGCGGTATCGGCAGAAAAATACCTTGCAGAGCAGGAATAACCGTGACTGAAAAAGAGCGGATGCTGAAGATCGTTGAATTATTGAAAACAGAATATCCCTTATCCAGGACCGCTCTTACCTATTCCACGCCACATCAATTGCTGGTGGCTACCATCCTGTCTGCCCAGAGTACTGATGTGAGGGTGAATATCATCACCAAAACACTTTTTGAGAAATACAAAAATGTGGAGGATTTTGCCAGGGCTGATCTGGCACAACTCGAGCAGGATATCAAATCCTCGGGTTTTTTCAGGCAGAAAGCAAAGAACATTAAGAACAGCAGTATTGAGATCATTGAGACGTTCGGGGGCGAAGTACCAAGGACCATGGAAGAACTGATTACTCTTCCCGGCGTAGCCCGCAAGACTGCCAATGTTGTGTTGTCCAGTGCCTACGGCATCACGGAAGGCATTGCTGTGGACACTCATGTGAAGAGGTTGTCGTATCGGCTGGGATTGACTGATAATACTGATCCCAATAAGATCGAGCAGGACCTGATGAAACTGGCCCCCAGAAAGGAGTGGAGTGATTTTTCATATCGCCTGATACTTCACGGACGGGCCGTGTGTTCGGCACGTAAACCTAAACATGAAGAGTGCATGCTGGAACATTTGTGCCCTAAAAAGGGAGTTAATAATATTGGTAATGTATAAGTTCAAATAATAATAAATTACAATTTCATTATGAATAGTGGTACTACCAGAAAAAATCTTAACGAAGGATTAAGTGTTGGAATAGTATTAAAGCAGGATCAAAAGACTGGTAAAATAACTCAGGGTATTGTAGATAAAATATTAACTAAATCTTCATATCATCCACATGGAATAAAGGTTAAACTAAAAGAGGGACAAGTTGGAAGAGTAAAGGAAATTTATTCAAAAGTTTGAAAATAAAAACGATTGATGATGTATTTTAATAATCTTGACTGTGGACCCCACAAAAAGCAGCTTTTTTAATAACAGGAAAAAGGTAATGAAATATTTACATATTATCCTTATTTTGGCAATATTTTTTGTTTTCGGCTGTATTGAGAGTTCTACATACAAGGATGTCTCGCTTTTGGATCTGATATCAAATCCAGATGAATTTCAACAAAAACAAGTCTGTATAAGTGGGGTAATTGAAAACAATAGTATTTCAGGAATTCAGATATGCCTGTCAGAAAATTATAGTGGCACCTGCCAAAAAAATGGAGTGTTAGCAAACATATGCGGAGTTTATCAAAACAGCAGTATAGAGGCAGACTCTATTGA includes:
- a CDS encoding phenylalanine--tRNA ligase subunit beta, translated to MPIITLYYKDIESLTGIDRETFIKRVPMIGADIERIEDDHIDIEFFPDRPDLYSPEGVARAMRGFLDIKTGLPQFTVKKSDITITLDEDIKKIRPILGCAVVRGLEFDDYSIESLMGLQEDLHWGLGRDRKKVSIGVHDISKVKPPFRYVAADPGFSFVPLEFDVPMSMEEILKGHPKGTKYAHLMDGFDKYPLILDANNQVLSFPPIINGELTKVNHDTRDLFIDVTGLNKSVYSALNIVVTSLAERGGSIEQVTINNSIEGTQVTPDLTPDTWQLDVEDVESLIGIKLSPQQIVQQLERMRFGASIEQNHIKVQSPAYRADILHTWDLLEDIAIGYGYDNITPKIPKTVTVGQQHPISTKNSEIIQIMIGLGFYQVMPFTLVSEKLHYENMLRIPDLKATPIKHPITKDQTMVRTTILPNLMEILSLNQHRELPQRIFEVGDVVVEGSTLQHLAGVSIHPTVNYTEIRATVDAVMRERGMEYSIERTNDPAFLEGRRAAILSEGKELGVLGEMHPDVISNFGLQQPAVGFEMVV
- a CDS encoding cyclase family protein is translated as MKVIDISMTIHPEMKIYNGDVAPKITRLSKIEDGDSYNVSKITLGSHTGTHVDSPLHFFLNKTGIDELPLQGLVGPARVIDISGLKRPIEAHELGSLENVKIILLKGSKAHLTIEGAQVLIENNVRTIGTEALSIAVNEVENEVHRILLGAEIIIIEGLDLTNVNEGDYFLVCLPLKIAGCDGAPARAVLISDK
- a CDS encoding ABC transporter ATP-binding protein, encoding MLKVKNLVKDYDVDDAKVRVLNGVSFEVNDGDILGIMGRSGGGKTTLMKVLRGVENFVEGEIEIDGLTITPDSSFQDIRALKDITAIHLQRNFGLWTGSAIENIIRRIYSLKVGQEALPHRDHPDFDVLYAESMEYLKLVGLDHKAEHFSSVLSGGEKQRLLIARQIAAKPKLLLLDEPATMTCPATKQEVLDTIKKVHQETGIMTIVVSHLPEIHGYLADKLILLEDGKIVAQGEPKTIIKEFLKDIRPIVPLPDIKEKIPVIKVENVSQRYYLIRQGEVLDIEDMSIEFNKGEITAIIGPSGGGKTTLLHAMDGLIYPDEGEISYLVDNDWVDITIYNPSRMELRRRTSIMYQEFALYPNSPIKHQLAYKLGVKGMHVIENARKKAKELSIPDEDLDIIYRLTDIGGEKAQEQLEEMGYQLDIISILFPSSTMDEVKKYAEPIFEAMWLPISALNAKPYQLSGGENVRAALALATITQPEYLLLDEPFGDLDPRTLREVANSLKRFNAQFNTTIVFISHHMDFVNELAHRAIMIENGKITMDDEPMAVTKKLIEVGHATYMKHALKDYSIVTN
- the sppA gene encoding signal peptide peptidase SppA, with the protein product MDYQDINQTELNEKPEYFPPDKPVPKNSHRKESSVTRGFVYLLAVLVLMIIIAGSLLAIFGDSGGLPMDSNKVSVIYVQGTMITGNIPGDLGYASSEDISKSIQDAADNKNVKAIVLRVNSPGGSPAAAQEIVTEIKKAKEKKPVVVSMGDVAASAAYYISAPTDRIIANPDTMTGSIGVIWLFENRSAFYEEEGIEFYVAKSGEFKDMGGDWRGLTDAEKNYSDQVIQEVFQRFVNEVAQSRNMSQEDVKALADGRVYTGSRAVELGLVDETGNFYDAINIAAELGNIEGKPTVVYENKPTLSRLLFGSEEGMGDQSKMFLRYLFESPFGKIMA
- a CDS encoding replication factor C small subunit, which codes for MKEEIWIEKYRPTTLKDVVGQVEVIKRLQSYVESGNLPHLLFSGPPGVGKTASAIAVAKDLFGETWTNNFTELNASDERGIDVVRNKIKNFARTAPLGDADFKIIFLDEADALTSDAQSALRRTMEKYTSNCRFILSCNYSSKIIDPIQSRCAVYRFSPISHEALKQRIAYIAQNEGLEVTDEGMDAAIYVSQGDMRKAINALQAAGLLEKKIGMESIYQITATARPEEIGELIDLALMGDFIGARTKLDNLLINQGLSGEDVIVQIHRTMFDRSIPDLLKVKLMDRIGEIDFRLTEGANERIQLEALLAYFVLAGKGDVS
- a CDS encoding small multi-drug export protein yields the protein MSVSAEIAALISWIPDWAATIIIAMMPVAELRGAIPLALAPVELGGYQMSVPEAYILAVVGNMIPVIPLLLFLEPVSSFLRRWKVGDIFFTWLFTRTHRNHTERFEKYGTLALTIFVAIPLPVTGAWTGCAAAFVVGIKFKHALLAIFLGVLIAGVIVTTLSLTGIGIFNRI
- a CDS encoding TraR/DksA C4-type zinc finger protein, producing the protein MEAPFIPDDLQPIIDFHGHLCPGLVIGYRAAKAGMKQIHAMRSEDEELVTIVENNSCAVDAIQVMTGCTFGKGNFFFKDYGKHVYTLAIRPDGRGVRISLKNDAFREEDREERIKHLLDLDEQQLFDIEDVTIELPQQAQIHNSVACHNCGEPVMETRIKEKNKEVYCIPCFNQKFQ
- the trxB gene encoding thioredoxin-disulfide reductase; this translates as MVYDVIIIGGGPAGLAAGIYAKRALMNSLLIEKVGIGGQIIKTHMLENYPGFPEISGMELMQKMEEHVNKFELEIKFTEVLQIKDGGSVKTVVTSDGEIKTKTVIIATGTHPKSLGIPGEQEFMGKGVSTCATCDGFFFTGKDVALVGGGDSAIVEALFLTKMVNKVYVLHRREELRAEKINQEKAFKNPKIEFIWNSNLIAIKGNDTVEKAVVKNKLTEEITELSVGGVFMYVGIIPNTDFVDADKDETGFIITKPDLSTSLPGVFCAGDCRTTLIRQVATAVGDGALAAVSAEKYLAEQE
- the nth gene encoding endonuclease III; the protein is MLKIVELLKTEYPLSRTALTYSTPHQLLVATILSAQSTDVRVNIITKTLFEKYKNVEDFARADLAQLEQDIKSSGFFRQKAKNIKNSSIEIIETFGGEVPRTMEELITLPGVARKTANVVLSSAYGITEGIAVDTHVKRLSYRLGLTDNTDPNKIEQDLMKLAPRKEWSDFSYRLILHGRAVCSARKPKHEECMLEHLCPKKGVNNIGNV
- a CDS encoding YwbE family protein, encoding MNSGTTRKNLNEGLSVGIVLKQDQKTGKITQGIVDKILTKSSYHPHGIKVKLKEGQVGRVKEIYSKV